From one Halomarina ordinaria genomic stretch:
- a CDS encoding FecCD family ABC transporter permease, whose product MAGEPVTDTSTTSRRERWFSWFDGSLFTLIVGSLAVVVGGGLVQVSFGSFSMSIVEAWQAVFNPQVIFNADAWEAWLLGGEVPEMNQRSLIVWNIRLPRVFVGALVGMNLAVSGAIFQAVTRNELASPFILGVSSGAGLMILLTLVVFSGLAAFLPIIASVGGAVAFLIVYAIAWKNGTSPVRLVLAGVIVGTVFGSLQTAFFFFADDIGVVQSAIAWTTGSLTGTDWEQVRMALPWTVVAMLLALISSRQLNVLLLGEQTANSLGMSVEKVRFALSGVAVLAAAASIAVAGIVGFVGLIVPHMVRNIVGSDYKKLIVGCLFAGPALMVAADVGARLGMAVVAGSDAQIPVGIVTGLVGGPYFLYLMRKQEQMGEI is encoded by the coding sequence ATGGCTGGAGAACCCGTCACCGACACCTCGACCACCTCGCGTCGTGAGCGCTGGTTCTCGTGGTTCGACGGCTCGCTGTTCACGCTCATCGTCGGCAGTCTCGCCGTCGTCGTAGGCGGCGGGCTCGTTCAGGTGAGCTTCGGCTCGTTTTCGATGAGTATCGTCGAGGCCTGGCAGGCCGTCTTCAACCCGCAGGTCATCTTCAACGCAGACGCGTGGGAGGCGTGGCTCCTCGGCGGGGAAGTCCCCGAGATGAACCAACGCAGTCTGATCGTCTGGAACATCCGCCTGCCGCGCGTGTTCGTCGGTGCGCTGGTCGGGATGAACCTCGCCGTTTCCGGAGCGATCTTCCAGGCGGTGACACGCAACGAGCTCGCCAGCCCGTTCATCCTCGGCGTCTCCTCCGGCGCCGGGCTCATGATCCTGCTGACGCTCGTCGTCTTCTCGGGACTCGCGGCGTTCCTGCCGATCATCGCCTCGGTCGGCGGCGCGGTCGCGTTCCTCATCGTCTACGCCATCGCCTGGAAGAACGGGACCTCGCCCGTCCGGCTGGTGCTGGCGGGCGTCATCGTCGGGACCGTCTTCGGAAGCCTCCAGACGGCGTTCTTCTTCTTCGCGGACGACATCGGCGTCGTCCAGTCCGCCATCGCGTGGACGACCGGCTCGCTCACCGGGACGGACTGGGAGCAGGTCCGGATGGCACTGCCGTGGACTGTCGTCGCGATGCTACTCGCGCTGATCAGCTCCCGGCAGTTGAACGTCCTGCTGCTCGGCGAACAAACCGCGAATTCGCTCGGGATGAGCGTCGAGAAGGTCCGGTTCGCGCTCTCGGGTGTGGCCGTGCTGGCGGCGGCCGCGAGCATCGCCGTCGCGGGAATCGTCGGCTTCGTCGGCCTGATCGTCCCGCACATGGTCCGCAACATCGTCGGGAGCGACTACAAGAAGCTCATCGTCGGCTGTCTGTTCGCCGGTCCTGCACTGATGGTCGCCGCCGACGTGGGCGCACGGCTCGGCATGGCCGTGGTCGCCGGCTCGGACGCACAGATCCCCGTCGGCATCGTCACGGGGCTGGTCGGCGGGCCGTACTTCCTCTATCTCATGCGCAAGCAGGAACAGATGGGTGAGATCTGA
- a CDS encoding ABC transporter ATP-binding protein gives MATSDEFETELDAYRERVEHPLWRLFRTYTPDHALWLAVALVTSVVAYGTVLVTPIVLGTTIDAVFAEESAYALPLVPEAWLPDERTAQFWLSTVVVGTALLGGAVIQWVRGVAINYFAHGVMYAIRVDAYEKMQRLDMTFFDNKETGEVMSILNNDTSNLEVFFDNALGDSVRIGVIVVGVTTALLYTNAHLALITLGAVPLLVGFTWWFMRVIEPRYTRQRQTIGDLNTRIENGLSGIELVKTTSTEEYENDRVRQVSKTVYDAHMDVLRLSYFYRPGMELITGAALLATFVLGGLWVFSGPPLFFSGELTTGDFVVFMLLTQRLSGPMSQLSSIVDWYENAKASGKRICGLMDVPVRIEDRPDATSLDDVEGRVVYDDVTFGYDSGEPVLDGVDIDADPGETVAIVGPTGAGKSTVAKLLLRLYDVTEGAVQVDGHDVRDVRLADLRSSIGYVSQDTFLFDGTVAADIRYGRFDADRGDVVAAAEAAEAHGFVQGLSEGYDTRVGERGVKLSGGQRQRIAIARTVLQDPEILLLDEATSAVDTETEYLIQRSLDRLAADRTTLVIAHRLSTIKDADTIVVLDDGEVVERGSHEELLAADGLYANLWGVQAGEVESLPEGFLARGAERPADRQT, from the coding sequence ATGGCCACCAGCGACGAGTTCGAGACGGAACTCGACGCCTACCGCGAGCGGGTCGAACACCCGCTGTGGCGACTGTTCCGCACGTACACGCCCGACCACGCGCTGTGGCTCGCGGTCGCGTTGGTCACGAGCGTGGTCGCGTACGGGACGGTACTGGTAACGCCCATCGTGCTGGGGACGACCATCGACGCGGTGTTCGCCGAGGAGAGCGCCTACGCGCTGCCGCTCGTGCCCGAGGCGTGGCTGCCGGACGAGCGGACGGCGCAGTTCTGGCTCTCGACGGTCGTCGTCGGTACTGCGTTGTTGGGCGGGGCAGTCATCCAGTGGGTGCGGGGCGTGGCGATCAACTACTTCGCCCACGGCGTGATGTACGCGATTCGGGTCGACGCCTACGAGAAGATGCAGCGCCTGGACATGACCTTCTTCGACAACAAGGAGACCGGCGAGGTCATGTCCATCCTCAACAACGACACCTCGAACCTCGAAGTCTTCTTCGACAACGCGCTCGGCGATTCGGTTCGGATCGGCGTCATCGTGGTCGGCGTGACCACCGCGTTGCTGTACACTAACGCACACCTCGCGTTGATCACGCTCGGGGCCGTTCCCTTGTTGGTCGGCTTCACGTGGTGGTTCATGCGCGTCATCGAGCCGCGCTATACGCGCCAGCGCCAGACCATCGGCGATCTCAACACCCGCATCGAGAACGGCCTCAGCGGCATCGAACTCGTCAAGACCACGAGTACGGAAGAGTACGAGAACGACCGCGTCCGGCAGGTGTCGAAAACCGTCTACGACGCTCACATGGACGTGCTGAGGCTGAGCTACTTCTACCGACCGGGGATGGAACTCATCACGGGCGCGGCGCTGCTCGCGACGTTCGTCCTCGGCGGACTGTGGGTGTTCTCGGGCCCGCCGCTGTTCTTCTCGGGCGAACTCACGACCGGCGACTTCGTCGTGTTCATGCTGCTCACCCAGCGGCTCAGTGGACCGATGTCGCAGCTGTCGAGCATCGTCGACTGGTACGAGAACGCGAAGGCGTCGGGCAAGCGCATCTGCGGGCTGATGGACGTGCCCGTCCGCATCGAGGACCGCCCGGACGCCACCTCGCTCGACGACGTCGAGGGGCGCGTCGTGTACGACGACGTGACCTTCGGCTACGACAGCGGTGAACCGGTGCTCGACGGGGTCGACATCGACGCCGACCCGGGCGAGACGGTCGCCATCGTCGGCCCGACGGGCGCGGGCAAGTCGACCGTCGCCAAACTGCTCCTGCGACTGTACGACGTGACAGAGGGCGCGGTCCAGGTCGACGGCCACGACGTGCGCGACGTTCGCCTCGCGGACCTGCGCTCCTCGATCGGCTACGTGAGTCAGGACACGTTCCTGTTCGACGGGACGGTCGCGGCGGACATCCGCTACGGGCGGTTCGACGCCGACCGAGGCGACGTCGTCGCCGCCGCGGAGGCCGCCGAGGCACACGGCTTCGTTCAGGGACTCTCGGAGGGGTACGACACCCGCGTCGGCGAGCGTGGCGTGAAGCTCTCGGGCGGCCAGCGCCAGCGCATCGCCATCGCCCGCACGGTGTTACAGGACCCCGAAATCCTCCTGCTCGACGAGGCGACCTCCGCGGTGGACACGGAGACGGAGTACCTGATTCAGCGGTCGCTGGACCGGCTGGCGGCCGACCGGACGACACTGGTCATCGCCCACCGGCTCTCGACGATCAAGGACGCCGATACCATCGTCGTGCTGGACGATGGCGAGGTGGTCGAACGCGGGAGTCACGAGGAGTTGCTGGCTGCGGACGGGCTGTACGCGAACCTCTGGGGTGTGCAGGCCGGCGAGGTCGAGTCACTGCCGGAGGGGTTTCTCGCCCGTGGCGCTGAGCGGCCGGCCGACCGACAGACCTGA
- a CDS encoding HEAT repeat domain-containing protein, whose product MSDPDQPPTPDHLTGLLQQGDHGETVACLDRLGAADTETRKRALRAIRAIAEEPPRSFEDLAGPLSAFLTDEDRAVRLTTAKLFVTLAQSEPEAVRPAVGTLAERLADDEEFYYVRARSAEALGYVAGDSPEDVTDPETLADLRVGLSFDEPEVKEKLAKALAYVALGDPDRLRHQVGSLAEHLDDEDELVRYHLCTALVVVGCAHPEKLAAAEEPLRARLTDENPYVRGRGAEAFGLLAGSDTAVESSPALDEGDAEGEETPSFLTERVRFCRQRLVDEPSGSAPSGVGTVESVRTATDDVVEAMTAPDGGECPHCGLARPDGSPPMCPRCGAPR is encoded by the coding sequence ATGAGTGACCCAGACCAGCCGCCGACGCCGGACCACCTGACCGGTCTCCTTCAGCAAGGAGACCACGGGGAGACGGTCGCGTGTCTCGACCGACTCGGCGCGGCCGACACTGAGACTCGCAAGCGTGCGTTGCGGGCTATCCGGGCTATCGCCGAAGAGCCACCGCGCTCCTTCGAGGACCTCGCTGGCCCACTTTCGGCGTTCCTCACGGACGAGGACCGGGCGGTCAGGCTGACGACCGCGAAACTGTTCGTCACGCTTGCTCAGTCGGAGCCGGAAGCAGTCCGACCTGCTGTCGGCACGCTCGCCGAGCGGTTGGCCGACGACGAGGAGTTCTACTACGTCCGGGCGCGCTCTGCCGAAGCACTCGGCTACGTCGCGGGCGATTCGCCCGAGGACGTCACCGACCCGGAGACGCTGGCCGACCTTCGCGTTGGCCTCTCGTTCGACGAACCGGAGGTCAAAGAGAAACTCGCGAAAGCGCTGGCGTACGTCGCACTCGGCGATCCAGACCGACTCCGCCATCAGGTCGGCTCACTCGCCGAGCACCTCGACGACGAGGACGAACTCGTCCGGTATCACCTCTGCACGGCGCTGGTGGTCGTCGGCTGTGCGCACCCCGAGAAGTTAGCTGCCGCCGAGGAGCCGCTCCGTGCGCGACTGACCGACGAGAACCCGTACGTTCGGGGGCGGGGGGCGGAGGCATTCGGACTGCTCGCGGGCTCGGACACGGCAGTCGAGTCGAGTCCGGCGCTCGACGAGGGCGACGCCGAGGGCGAGGAGACGCCGTCGTTCCTGACCGAGCGCGTGCGGTTCTGTCGGCAGCGTCTGGTCGACGAGCCGTCTGGGTCCGCTCCTTCGGGGGTCGGCACGGTGGAGTCTGTTCGAACGGCAACCGACGACGTGGTTGAGGCGATGACCGCGCCCGACGGAGGCGAGTGTCCCCACTGTGGACTCGCGCGTCCGGATGGGTCCCCGCCGATGTGTCCTCGCTGTGGAGCGCCACGCTGA
- a CDS encoding ABC transporter ATP-binding protein — translation MSEQPTDPRTNGSSPPSRADEQSDGETDGRLDGEELVLSYPSSDGPIIDGESITAKPGAVTALIGPNGSGKSTLLKGLADQLAPDAGSVLVDGRAIETFDKKELARTMGLLSQESTSPNTITVEDLVYHGRYPHRGFFESVTDEDERAVERAMELAGCTHLRDREVGSLSGGQKQLAWIAMVLAQDTDVLLLDEPTTFLDLHHQLEVMEIVETLRTESEITVVVVLHDIQQAARLADEMVALKAGSIKARGTPEEVVTEELLAEVFEIDAEVDQTPRGPRIEPLRARHDDDEEREELTEPVAHADGGEG, via the coding sequence ATGAGCGAGCAACCGACCGATCCACGGACGAACGGCAGCAGTCCACCGAGCAGAGCCGACGAACAGTCCGACGGCGAAACCGACGGGCGCCTCGACGGCGAGGAGCTCGTCCTCTCGTACCCGAGCAGCGACGGGCCGATCATCGACGGCGAGTCGATCACGGCCAAACCGGGGGCCGTGACGGCGCTGATCGGCCCGAACGGTTCGGGCAAGAGCACGCTCCTGAAGGGCCTGGCCGATCAGCTCGCGCCCGACGCGGGCTCGGTGCTCGTCGACGGCCGAGCGATCGAGACCTTCGACAAGAAGGAGCTCGCTCGGACGATGGGCCTGCTCTCCCAGGAGAGCACCTCGCCGAACACCATCACCGTCGAGGACCTCGTCTACCACGGCCGCTACCCGCACCGCGGGTTCTTCGAGAGCGTCACCGACGAGGACGAACGCGCCGTCGAGCGCGCCATGGAACTGGCCGGCTGCACACACCTCCGCGACCGCGAGGTGGGCAGCCTCAGCGGCGGGCAGAAGCAACTCGCGTGGATCGCGATGGTGCTCGCACAGGACACCGACGTCCTCTTGCTCGACGAGCCGACGACGTTCCTGGATCTGCACCACCAGCTCGAAGTGATGGAGATCGTCGAGACGCTCCGGACGGAGAGTGAGATCACGGTCGTCGTCGTCCTCCACGACATCCAGCAGGCGGCGCGACTCGCCGACGAGATGGTCGCGCTCAAAGCGGGTTCGATCAAAGCGCGTGGGACGCCCGAGGAGGTCGTCACCGAGGAACTGCTCGCGGAGGTGTTCGAGATCGACGCCGAGGTCGACCAGACACCGCGCGGCCCGCGTATCGAGCCACTCAGGGCTCGTCACGACGACGACGAGGAGCGCGAGGAGCTGACAGAGCCGGTCGCGCACGCCGACGGCGGGGAGGGCTGA
- a CDS encoding ABC transporter substrate-binding protein, whose protein sequence is MSDDTTTGTAAPTRREYVKYGGAVVGGGLFTGCTGDGGSEPNSTANDTEPDSETTTETDSSYSVTMEPVGTVAFEEVPETWFPYTADYADMGVALGQADGLQATGVTARFGTHLYEELPDVSVETDELTELYEDGTGKEIFYELDADVHVIDPNFMVNRLEWSQDDVDEVDDTAAPFFGNTGFTQVYDWHDYQYYSLYEAFEKLADVFQERERYEAFRQYHDEVLEDVRSRLPEETPDIALLYPSDVPPESFYPYLVGDGYASKQWRDLQVGDALAQEGVEDAQVSGGTVDFETLLEIDPDALAIRLQGEITREYFEDEIVSHLQDHDVANELTAVQNDRVIYGGLTYQGPIIHLFQLERAAQGLYPGAFGDEQLFDRERVADIVSGDL, encoded by the coding sequence ATGAGCGACGATACTACCACCGGGACGGCGGCACCGACACGCAGAGAGTACGTGAAGTACGGCGGGGCGGTCGTCGGCGGGGGCCTGTTCACCGGCTGCACCGGGGACGGTGGGTCGGAGCCAAATTCGACCGCGAACGACACCGAACCGGATTCGGAGACGACGACCGAGACGGACTCGTCGTACTCGGTGACGATGGAACCGGTCGGGACCGTGGCGTTCGAGGAGGTCCCCGAGACGTGGTTCCCGTACACGGCCGACTACGCCGACATGGGCGTCGCGCTGGGTCAGGCCGACGGCCTCCAGGCGACCGGAGTCACTGCCCGATTCGGGACACACCTGTACGAGGAACTGCCGGACGTTTCCGTCGAGACGGACGAGCTCACCGAGCTCTACGAGGACGGTACGGGAAAGGAGATCTTCTACGAGCTCGACGCCGACGTCCACGTCATCGACCCGAACTTCATGGTGAACCGGCTGGAGTGGAGCCAGGACGACGTCGACGAGGTCGACGACACCGCCGCGCCGTTCTTCGGAAACACGGGCTTCACGCAGGTCTACGACTGGCACGATTACCAGTACTACTCGCTGTACGAGGCCTTCGAGAAGCTCGCCGACGTGTTCCAAGAGCGCGAACGCTACGAGGCGTTCCGGCAGTACCACGACGAGGTCCTCGAAGACGTCCGGTCGCGTCTCCCCGAGGAGACGCCGGACATCGCGTTGCTCTACCCCTCCGACGTCCCGCCGGAGTCGTTCTACCCGTACCTCGTCGGTGACGGCTACGCGTCGAAACAGTGGAGAGACCTCCAGGTCGGCGATGCCCTCGCCCAGGAAGGCGTCGAGGACGCGCAGGTGAGCGGGGGCACCGTCGACTTCGAGACGCTGCTGGAGATCGACCCGGACGCACTCGCTATCCGACTGCAGGGCGAGATCACTCGGGAGTACTTCGAGGACGAAATCGTCTCACACTTGCAGGACCACGACGTAGCGAACGAACTCACCGCGGTGCAGAACGACCGCGTCATCTACGGCGGTCTGACGTACCAGGGCCCGATCATCCACCTCTTTCAGCTCGAACGGGCCGCTCAGGGGCTCTACCCAGGGGCGTTCGGCGACGAACAGTTGTTCGACCGAGAGCGGGTCGCGGACATCGTCAGCGGTGATCTCTAA
- a CDS encoding ABC transporter substrate-binding protein, whose protein sequence is MGGDSSGHEEPTRRDYVKYGGALVGGGLLAGCTGGSGSEPSSESGDNETGGGTSDDGSYTVELFPVGEVEFEEVPETWTALTTDGWSDMAVALGQAEGCRTPNVRLALYHDALDVEVNTDWPAFWEESGGSWAIPKETFYEIDADLHLIDPNRLKNSDDHWNDADIEEVESRVGPFFCCYNRRTTTDWQRDLDYPEKAPSMLEAFERLGDVFQEQERAEALLDVHDEMQAALDDRMDGVEPASIGLVNGGSEPEKGAFYPLDLSDPGYEMKTYRDLGVEDAFADLHDGEYGGEIDYEGLLEYDPTVLVVHWGIINTEDGRFDPDAFHEQYVAPMEEHEVGSELTAVQEGSVYPGAYGEQGPIANLFQTELTGQQLYPERFGEFDPQAYPEVPEEYRLFDREEVAAIVNGDR, encoded by the coding sequence ATGGGAGGCGATTCCAGCGGTCACGAGGAACCGACGCGGCGTGACTACGTGAAGTACGGCGGGGCGCTCGTCGGCGGGGGACTGCTCGCGGGGTGTACCGGCGGCTCCGGTTCCGAACCCTCGTCGGAGTCGGGTGACAACGAGACCGGGGGCGGCACCTCCGACGACGGGAGCTACACGGTCGAGTTGTTCCCAGTGGGCGAGGTCGAGTTCGAGGAGGTCCCCGAGACGTGGACGGCGCTGACGACTGACGGCTGGTCGGACATGGCCGTCGCACTGGGCCAGGCCGAGGGGTGTCGGACACCGAACGTGCGCCTCGCGCTGTATCACGACGCCCTGGACGTCGAGGTGAACACCGACTGGCCGGCGTTCTGGGAGGAGAGCGGGGGTTCCTGGGCGATTCCGAAAGAGACGTTCTACGAGATCGATGCCGACCTTCACCTGATCGATCCGAACCGGCTGAAAAACTCGGACGACCACTGGAACGACGCCGACATCGAGGAGGTCGAGTCGAGAGTTGGTCCGTTCTTCTGCTGTTACAACCGGCGGACGACGACCGACTGGCAGAGAGACCTCGACTACCCGGAGAAGGCCCCGTCGATGCTGGAGGCCTTCGAGAGACTCGGGGACGTGTTCCAAGAGCAGGAACGCGCCGAGGCGTTGCTCGACGTGCACGACGAGATGCAGGCGGCACTCGACGACCGGATGGACGGCGTCGAACCGGCTTCCATCGGGCTGGTCAACGGGGGTTCCGAACCCGAGAAGGGGGCGTTCTACCCGCTCGACCTCTCCGACCCGGGCTACGAGATGAAGACCTACCGGGACCTGGGGGTGGAGGACGCCTTCGCCGACCTCCACGACGGGGAGTACGGCGGCGAGATCGACTACGAGGGGCTACTGGAGTACGATCCGACGGTGCTCGTCGTCCACTGGGGAATCATCAACACCGAGGACGGTCGCTTCGACCCCGATGCCTTCCACGAGCAGTACGTCGCGCCGATGGAGGAGCACGAGGTGGGGAGCGAACTGACCGCCGTCCAGGAAGGGAGCGTCTACCCGGGAGCCTACGGCGAACAGGGACCGATCGCCAACCTCTTCCAGACCGAACTCACGGGCCAGCAGCTCTATCCCGAACGGTTCGGTGAATTCGACCCGCAGGCGTACCCCGAGGTACCCGAGGAGTACCGGCTGTTCGACCGCGAAGAAGTCGCAGCCATCGTCAACGGGGACCGCTGA
- a CDS encoding NAD(P)/FAD-dependent oxidoreductase, with amino-acid sequence MSTTEVSGDSTEYDYDVAVVGGGPAGCSAGVFTARYGLDTVIFDRGRSSIQRCAYLENYLGFPAGIDIETLYELMHDHAEEAGCEIVPDLVESVDRADDGDGFVVEPQEGDAVTARRVVAATRYDGEYMRGLDDESAMFEAYEYDGETHETFDGEYADHDGTTPVDGLYVASPSTEADRQAIMAAGRGARVGLRVVEDAREEHGYPETVVDHYDWMREKSTLDGEWSDRDRWREWFDEQVPDGHDVEGDRRVELRERDIDRSFETYLSDDEIKQREVRGQQRLLDHVDEDRILDAAREIEAERNPKGVSD; translated from the coding sequence ATGAGCACGACGGAAGTCTCCGGAGACAGCACCGAATACGACTACGATGTCGCGGTCGTCGGCGGCGGGCCAGCAGGCTGCTCGGCAGGCGTCTTTACCGCCCGGTACGGTCTCGACACGGTGATCTTCGACCGTGGCCGCTCCTCGATACAGCGGTGTGCGTACCTCGAGAACTACCTCGGCTTCCCGGCTGGCATCGACATCGAGACGCTATACGAGCTGATGCACGACCACGCCGAGGAGGCGGGCTGTGAGATTGTCCCCGACCTCGTCGAGTCGGTCGACCGGGCCGACGATGGCGACGGATTCGTCGTCGAGCCACAGGAGGGCGACGCCGTCACCGCGCGCCGAGTCGTCGCCGCGACGCGCTACGACGGCGAGTACATGCGCGGACTCGACGACGAGTCGGCGATGTTCGAAGCGTACGAGTACGACGGCGAGACACACGAGACCTTCGACGGCGAGTACGCCGACCACGACGGTACGACCCCGGTCGACGGACTGTACGTCGCCTCGCCATCGACGGAGGCCGACAGACAGGCGATCATGGCCGCCGGACGCGGGGCCCGCGTCGGGCTCCGCGTCGTCGAGGACGCCCGCGAGGAACACGGGTATCCCGAAACTGTCGTCGACCACTACGACTGGATGCGAGAGAAGTCCACGCTCGACGGGGAGTGGAGCGACCGTGACCGATGGCGCGAGTGGTTCGACGAGCAGGTCCCCGACGGTCACGACGTGGAGGGGGACCGTCGCGTCGAGTTACGCGAACGGGACATCGACCGGTCGTTCGAGACGTACCTCTCGGACGACGAAATCAAGCAGCGTGAAGTGCGAGGGCAGCAGCGCTTGCTCGACCACGTCGACGAGGACCGTATCCTCGACGCGGCGCGAGAGATCGAGGCCGAACGCAACCCGAAGGGGGTGAGTGACTGA
- a CDS encoding ABC transporter substrate-binding protein — translation MADDATEHEAPTRREYVKYGGALVGGGLLAGCVGQTESGNQSEPAATNTSDESEEKGESYSATIEPTGRVEFDEPPESVVPALQFGADLMVALGQWDRVEWMAFRRNVDETFFRMVPELSFDLDEVETLSPEGTLDKELFYSADPDLLAFDPNLSMAYENGFDVDDVQEVQDNVAPWFGNHSRRKRGDSWYQWPEEEEYGYVGMYDQVETYAQLFGVKDRAAALRELHDELIESVRADLPSESDRPTIALPHALAPRDGEIWVYNPISSIPEAYGKKQYRDLNVRDAFSGWYEGESSVTTDAEGMLEADPDVIFLHFGVTFYNDSASEWYDSSDEDTTVVERTMETYRSDAVLSELTAVQNDRLYVGHTGQQGPLTNLFQTEMLAKQLYPDIYGEFPGLDDDGTWEIPEAERLFDRQRVADIIDGDI, via the coding sequence ATGGCAGACGACGCCACGGAACACGAGGCACCGACGCGCAGGGAGTACGTGAAGTACGGCGGGGCGCTCGTCGGCGGGGGACTGCTCGCGGGGTGTGTGGGACAGACTGAGTCAGGGAATCAGTCAGAACCAGCAGCGACGAACACGTCCGACGAATCCGAGGAGAAAGGCGAGTCGTATTCGGCAACGATCGAGCCCACCGGTCGGGTGGAGTTCGACGAACCGCCCGAGAGCGTGGTTCCCGCGCTCCAGTTCGGAGCCGACCTGATGGTCGCGCTCGGGCAGTGGGACCGCGTCGAGTGGATGGCGTTCAGACGGAACGTCGACGAGACGTTCTTCCGGATGGTGCCCGAACTCTCGTTCGATCTCGACGAGGTCGAGACGCTGAGCCCGGAGGGGACGCTCGACAAGGAGCTGTTCTACAGCGCCGATCCGGACCTGCTGGCGTTCGACCCGAACCTCTCGATGGCGTACGAGAACGGATTCGACGTCGACGACGTTCAGGAAGTTCAGGACAACGTCGCCCCGTGGTTCGGCAACCACAGCCGCCGGAAGCGTGGTGACTCGTGGTATCAGTGGCCCGAGGAAGAGGAGTACGGGTACGTCGGGATGTACGACCAGGTCGAGACGTACGCGCAGTTGTTCGGCGTCAAGGACCGCGCCGCCGCGCTCCGCGAGCTTCACGACGAACTGATCGAGTCGGTCCGGGCCGACCTGCCGTCGGAGAGTGACCGACCGACGATCGCGTTGCCCCACGCGCTCGCCCCCCGGGACGGGGAGATCTGGGTGTACAACCCCATCTCCTCGATACCCGAGGCGTACGGCAAGAAGCAGTACCGTGACTTGAACGTCAGAGACGCCTTTTCCGGCTGGTACGAGGGTGAGTCGTCCGTCACGACCGACGCGGAGGGGATGCTCGAAGCCGACCCGGACGTGATCTTCCTCCACTTCGGCGTCACGTTCTACAACGATTCGGCGTCCGAATGGTACGATTCCAGTGACGAGGATACGACGGTCGTGGAGCGCACGATGGAGACGTACCGCTCCGACGCGGTACTGTCGGAACTCACAGCCGTCCAGAACGACCGGCTCTACGTCGGCCACACCGGCCAACAGGGCCCCCTGACGAACCTGTTCCAGACCGAGATGCTCGCCAAACAGCTGTATCCGGACATCTACGGCGAGTTCCCCGGCCTGGACGACGACGGGACGTGGGAGATCCCGGAAGCGGAACGGCTGTTCGACCGCCAGCGGGTCGCGGACATCATCGACGGCGACATCTAA